In one Lolium rigidum isolate FL_2022 chromosome 3, APGP_CSIRO_Lrig_0.1, whole genome shotgun sequence genomic region, the following are encoded:
- the LOC124703405 gene encoding protein NETWORKED 1A-like, whose translation MAATSPTDAKRKYSWWWNSHICPKNSKWLQENLEDMDSKIKLMIKIIEEDAESFAKRAEMYYRRRPELMALLEELYRAYRALAERYDHAAGDLRQAHRKIAEAFPDQVLMDLDDDLPTDTASIETDVDNAEMAHCFLSFINASDSKMCGKGNQDYEKLQKELASLSQENHDLKNRISSVLEQSNNAESEVLCLKEALAQEEAEKEAAVLQCQQSTARLENLRSDILHTQEQFNRLKEEMQTRLLPSTTEDARFVVLERANQDLHIELENLKHLLKQKHDELNEKQVELEKLNISVEEEHLKCMQAEMLNLSFEKKLLTAEDKLKHLALEKQSEVSKVRDSETRNLMIQKELDNILEENKTLNGQYHSSSAVIIRLQDEIISLKNEQKKLEEEVHRNVDEKKTLQYELSHLKEDRSDLERKHFSIKEQIQSVNLNVESLQSLAHELRDGNVELKGIIKNHEGMEVLHTENLRQLERMSEKNAQLEKSLTASTTELEGLREKKVALEESCKELNSRICIHLSERAVLVAQIEAVSQTMEALLEKKVILENSLSDANAELEGLRRKLKELEKSSETVHNQNSVLQSEKKTLVFQVDSISNTLQSLEAQYTELERRHSALQQEKDSVLDEVIRLQELIRLERKEHKDALTTSKTQFDGLQNKISILLEEGRNREEQVEEEELKIVKAQIEIFILKECLDDMAEANSVYSAKLQKKEDICKVYEEKLDWLSQDNQKLTEGIGSVRKVLHLDEKYESLNEMKLDIILQLILHEVNCLRNTISDAQDVKQKELVEKSLVVTLLEHFRQEVADLRSERNILKQDQQANSEELLQLQREREELVNISDEFWEEMESRNHRVEDLRAEAKFLVGQLSELQDSRRSLQSEIMKLIQQNSFIANELNDSRRKEMIFEDDFSTLISESVSKDILLVIFKNLHEDRTLELKSLYNDFACLQAAGSELSQDIRMMNKKLGDLESEDNHLDKEICIAMRSARPSPENITGKGHPSRRDVNLLNSVRTRKGYHANMELKSHKKVDNVGFERSNEMLLEEVLKCPQNMQMLTSKEKTFVDIKSCNEEITKLVAHMQMAITNAALFKEKVLELIITCESYEISAMVQKEVLKEDIIRRNSYVDELKDKLNAVEIENRRLKVNLNGDVTMLGTLQTEVSALEKQTLSLANDCLQSNKLEMEGIASSPEPLKTMVRFSDENSMRTVKDMELKKLHETIKTLQKVVTDTSSLLEQERLDFNANLRGARKQIEALKLKEILDDDLVEMNYEQMLKDIQLDLIQTSSGRQTDSVGQQKKIAARVVGPSSSHVRDDLGPPRSESFERDNSKQSPAELVVVKELSVVNQELPRSVTIEPHQEWRNKVIQRLSSDGKRLNTLQSSIQELKTNTEASEELELESVRYQIKEAESTIIELIDTNSKLAKKAEEFTSADGLDGDNVDLRSRHQRKILERARKMSEKIGRLEAEMQKVQQALLKYEEEQTSSSTSKTVHRRSKVQLVDYLYGRRRENRKQPRCSPCGCMRAKTIDD comes from the exons ATGGCAGCAACATCACCGACCGATGCCAAGCGCAAGTACTCGTGGTGGTGGAACAGTCATATCTGCCCGAAGAATTCAAAATGGCTCCAGGAGAATCTTGAAG ATATGGATAGCAAAATTAAGTTGATGATCAAGATCATTGAAGAAGATGCAGAATCATTCGCAAAAAGGGCGGAAATGTACTACCGAAGGCGACCTGAGTTGATGGCCTTGCTTGAGGAGTTGTACCGTGCATACCGAGCATTAGCAGAAAGATATGATCATGCAGCTGGCGATCTCCGACAGGCCCACAGGAAAATAGCTGAAGCATTTCCTGATCAGGTTCTGATGGACCTGGATGATGATCTCCCAACTGATACTGCATCCATTGAAACTGATGTGGACAATGCAGAAATGGCTCATTGTTTCCTCTCTTTCATCAATGCTAGTGATTCAAAAATGTGTGGTAAAG GTAACCAGGATTACGAGAAGCTGCAGAAAGAACTAGCAAGTCTGTCACAGGAAAACCATGACCTCAAGAACAGGATCTCATCAGTGTTAGAGCAGAGCAATAATGCAGAATCCGAGGTTCTTTGTCTCAAGGAGGCTCTTGCACAAGAAGAAGCAGAGAAAGAAGCTGCAGTTCTGCAATGCCAACAATCGACTGCTAGATTAGAGAACCTCAGGTCTGACATATTGCACACCCAGGAGCAGTTCAACAGGCTGAAAGAGGAGATGCAAACTCGGTTGCTGCCTTCAACCACAGAAGATGCACGTTTCGTTGTGCTTGAAAGAGCTAATCAGGACTTGCATATCGAATTAGAGAATCTGAAACATTTGTTGAAGCAGAAGCATGACGAGCTAAATGAGAAGCAAGTTGAGTTGGAAAAGCTTAACATCTCTGTAGAAGAGGAGCATCTCAAGTGCATGCAAGCAGAAATGCTGAACCTTTCTTTCGAGAAAAAGTTGTTGACAGCAGAGGACAAACTGAAGCATTTGGCTCTTGAGAAGCAGAGTGAAGTAAGCAAAGTGAGGGACAGTGAAACAAGAAATCTTATGATTCAGAAAGAATTGGACAATATTTTAGAAGAGAACAAAACACTGAATGGCCAATATCACTCTTCTTCGGCAGTGATAATTCGTTTGCAGGATGAGATTATTTCCTTGAAGAATGAGCAAAAGAAACTTGAGGAAGAGGTTCATCGAAACGTGGATGAAAAGAAGACACTTCAATATGAGCTTTCTCACCTTAAGGAGGATAGGAGTGACTTGGAGAGGAAACACTTCTCAATCAAGGAGCAAATACAATCTGTTAACTTAAATGTAGAATCACTACAATCTCTTGCACATGAGTTGAGGGATGGCAATGTTGAGCTGAAAGGCATTATCAAGAACCATGAGGGAATGGAAGTCCTTCATACTGAAAACCTGAGGCAGTTGGAGAGGATGTCTGAGAAGAATGCGCAGTTGGAGAAGTCTTTGACAGCTTCAACTACTGAGCTTGAAGGGTTAAGGGAGAAGAAGGTGGCATTGGAAGAATCATGTAAGGAACTCAATTCCAGGATCTGCATTCATCTGTCCGAGCGAGCTGTGCTTGTTGCACAGATTGAGGCAGTTTCTCAGACCATGGAGGCTCTGCTCGAGAAGAAAGTCATTTTGGAGAATTCATTATCTGATGCCAATGCTGAACTCGAGGGCTTGAGGAGGAAGTTGAAAGAGCTGGAAAAATCTTCAGAGACAGTCCACAATCAGAATTCAGTTCTTCAGTCCGAGAAGAAAACTCTTGTTTTTCAG GTTGATAGTATCAGCAATACTCTTCAGAGTTTGGAAGCACAATACACAGAGCTAGAAAGGCGACACTCAGCTTTACAACAGGAGAAAGACTCGGTGCTTGATGAAGTGATCAGGCTACAAGAACTGATAAGACTTGAGAGGAAAGAACACAAAGATGCACTCACAACAAGCAAGACTCAGTTTGATGGTCTACAGAACAAAATTAGCATATTGCTAGAGGAAGGAAGGAACAGAGAGGAGCAGGTTGAAGAGGAGGAGCTGAAGATTGTGAAAGCCCAGATAGAGATCTTCATCTTAAAAGAGTGTTTGGATGACATGGCTGAAGCAAATTCTGTTTACTCAGCAAAATTGCAAAAGAAGGAAGACATATGTAAGGTTTATGAGGAGAAACTGGACTGGTTGTCACAGGATAATCAGAAGCTAACTGAAGGGATTGGCTCAGTGCGGAAAGTATTACACTTGGATGAGAAGTATGAATCCTTAAACGAAATGAAGCTTGACATCATTTTGCAGCTCATCTTGCATGAGGTCAACTGCTTAAGGAATACAATATCTGATGCCCAGGATGTGAAACAGAAAGAGCTTGTTGAGAAGTCACTCGTTGTCACACTTCTGGAGCACTTCAGACAGGAGGTAGCTGATCTGAGGTCAGAGCGGAACATCCTCAAGCAAGATCAGCAAGCAAACAGCGAGGAGTTGCTTCAGTTgcagagagaaagggaagaacttGTGAATATCAGCGATGAGTTCTGGGAAGAGATGGAGTCTCGTAACCACAGAGTTGAGGACTTAAGGGCTGAGGCGAAGTTCTTGGTTGGGCAATTGTCAGAACTGCAAGATTCTCGGAGGTCACTGCAAAGTGAGAttatgaagctgattcaacaaaaCTCTTTCATTGCAAATGAACTAAATGATTCCAGGAGAAAAGAGATGATCTTTGAAGATGATTTCAGCACTCTCATCAGTGAATCTGTCAGCAAAGACATCCTTCTTGTGATATTTAAAAACCTTCACGAAGACAGGACCCTGGAATTGAAGTCTTTGTATAATGATTTTGCGTGTCTCCAAGCTGCAGGAAGCGAGCTTTCCCAGGACATCAGGATGATGAACAAAAAGCTTGGAGATTTGGAATCCGAGGATAACCACCTCGACAAAGAGATTTGTATAGCCATGAGAAGTGCCCGGCCTAGTCCAGAAAATATCACAGGAAAAGGGCATCCATCACGAAGAGATGTCAATCTCCTGAATTCTGTCAGGACCCGAAAAGGTTATCATGCAAACATGGAATTGAAAAGCCACAAAAAAGTTGACAATGTTGGCTTTGAAAGAtcaaatgaaatgctactggagGAGGTACTTAAGTGTCCTCAAAATATGCAAATGCTTACGAGCAAGGAGAAGACTTTTGTTGACATCAAATCTTGCAACGAAGAGATTACAAAATTGGTAGCTCACATGCAAATGGCTATCACGAATGCTGCTCTATTCAAGGAAAAGGTTCTTGAGCTCATCATAACATGTGAGAGTTATGAGATAAGTGCGATGGTGCAGAAGGAAGTGCTGAAGGAAGATATCATTCGAAGGAATTCATATGTGGATGAGCTGAAAGACAAGCTAAATGCTGTAGAGATTGAGAATAGAAGACTGAAGGTCAATCTGAATGGTGATGTCACAATGTTAGGAACATTGCAGACCGAAGTCAGTGCCCTGGAGAAACAAACCTTGTCCCTTGCCAATGATTGCTTGCAATCAAATAAACTCGAGATGGAG ggAATTGCATCATCTCCTGAGCCCCTGAAAACCATGGTGAGATTCAGTGATGAAAATTCAATGAGAACAGTGAAGGACATGGAGCTGAAAAAATTGCATGAAACTATCAAAACGCTCCAGAAGGTGGTCACGGATACCAGTTCCCTTCTTGAGCAAGAGAGGCTTGATTTCAATGCCAATCTGCGAGGAGCAAGGAAGCAGATTGAGGCTCTGAAACTTAAGGAGATCTTGGATGATGACTTGGTTGAAATGAACTACGAGCAAATGCTGAAAGACATACAACTTGACCTCATCCAAACTTCTTCAGGCCGTCAAACGGATTCCGTTGGTCAGCAAAAGAAAATTGCAGCACGAGTTGTTGGACCAAGCAGCAGCCATGTGCGTGATGATTTGGGACCACCGCGAAGTGAGTCATTTGAGAGAGATAACAGTAAACAGTCTCCTGCCGAGCTAGTGGTGGTGAAGGAACTCAGTGTTGTCAACCAAGAGCTACCGAGGTCTGTCACCATAGAGCCACACCAGGAGTGGAGGAACAAGGTCATTCAAAGGTTGTCTTCTGATGGAAAGAGGCTCAACACCCTCCAGTCCAGCATTCAAGAGCTCAAAACAAACACTGAGGCATCAGAAGAGCTTGAGCTCGAGAGTGTCAGATATCAAATAAAAGAAGCTGAGAGTACCATCATCGAGTTAATCGACACCAACAGTAAACTGGCCAAGAAGGCTGAAGAGTTCACATCCGCCGATGGTCTCGATGGGGACAACGTCGACTTGAGGAGCAGGCACCAGCGGAAGATCTTGGAGCGTGCAAGGAAAATGTCAGAGAAGATAGGGAGGCTGGAGGCGGAAATGCAGAAGGTCCAGCAGGCTCTGCTGAAGTATGAGGAGGAGCAGACTAGCAGCAGCACATCAAAAACCGTTCATCGGCGGTCAAAAGTGCAGTTGGTAGACTATCTCTACGGTCGAAGGCGTGAAAATCGGAAGCAACCGCGATGTTCGCCCTGTGGTTGCATGAGAGCGAAGACCATCGATGACTAA